One window of the Desulfonatronum sp. SC1 genome contains the following:
- the glnP gene encoding glutamine ABC transporter permease GlnP — protein sequence MEFQYDVVLNSMPQLMKGVKLTIEITFYGLIGGTLLGVLIGLLQAYKVPVLNWIAFTYVAFIRGTPIVVQAMFVYFALPLALGIRMNALNAAIMVLSVNAGAYIAEIVRGAVLSINKGLVDAGLALGLSRLQVITSVVGPLAFRRMIPPLGNQFIISLKDTSLFIVIGVGELTRQGQEIMASTFRALEVWTAVAILYMVMTTILALSLRLLERRMKIL from the coding sequence ATGGAATTTCAATACGACGTGGTCCTCAACTCCATGCCTCAGTTGATGAAGGGCGTGAAGCTGACAATCGAGATCACATTTTATGGCTTGATCGGGGGGACCCTGCTCGGGGTGCTCATCGGCCTGTTGCAGGCTTACAAGGTTCCGGTGTTGAACTGGATCGCCTTCACCTACGTGGCATTTATCCGCGGAACGCCCATCGTGGTTCAGGCCATGTTCGTCTATTTCGCCCTGCCTCTGGCCCTGGGAATCCGCATGAACGCCTTGAACGCGGCGATCATGGTGCTTTCCGTCAACGCCGGAGCCTATATTGCGGAGATCGTTCGCGGGGCCGTGCTCTCCATCAACAAGGGCTTGGTGGACGCCGGCCTTGCACTGGGGCTGTCCAGGCTGCAAGTCATCACGTCCGTGGTCGGTCCTTTAGCCTTCCGACGAATGATTCCTCCGTTGGGCAACCAGTTCATCATCAGTCTCAAGGACACCTCTTTATTCATCGTCATCGGCGTGGGCGAACTGACCCGGCAGGGGCAGGAGATCATGGCCTCCACCTTTCGGGCCTTGGAAGTATGGACCGCGGTGGCCATCCTGTACATGGTGATGACGACAATCTTGGCGCTGTCCCTACGCCTGCTGGAACGAAGGATGAAAATCCTATGA
- the glnQ gene encoding glutamine ABC transporter ATP-binding protein GlnQ: MVECRKVCKSFGKVTVLRDIDLTIDQGEVVVVIGPSGSGKSTLLRCINVLEKITSGELLVDGKSVADSRTDVRLIRLEAGMVFQQFNLFPQMTAMENVAFGPRKVRGLSRAEARELAAELLRKVGLEERGNHYPSQLSGGQQQRVAIARALAVKPKLMLFDEPTSALDPELKGEVLAVMRSLAEEGMTMVIVSHEMNFAVNVGTRLIFMDEGRIIHDGPPKVLYEAPPSERLRDFLRHIQ; this comes from the coding sequence ATGGTCGAATGCAGGAAGGTCTGCAAAAGTTTCGGCAAGGTGACGGTATTGCGGGACATCGACCTGACCATCGATCAAGGTGAAGTGGTGGTGGTCATCGGTCCTTCGGGCTCGGGCAAATCCACCTTGCTGCGCTGCATCAACGTGTTGGAAAAGATCACCTCCGGAGAACTGCTGGTGGACGGCAAAAGCGTCGCGGATTCCAGGACCGACGTTCGGTTGATCCGGCTGGAGGCGGGCATGGTCTTTCAGCAGTTCAATCTTTTTCCTCAGATGACGGCCATGGAAAACGTGGCTTTCGGACCGCGCAAGGTGCGCGGCTTGTCTCGAGCCGAAGCTCGGGAACTAGCCGCCGAATTGTTGCGCAAAGTGGGCCTGGAGGAACGTGGCAACCACTATCCGTCGCAGCTTTCGGGCGGACAGCAGCAACGCGTGGCCATTGCCCGCGCATTGGCGGTGAAGCCCAAGCTGATGCTTTTTGACGAACCCACCTCGGCTCTGGATCCGGAATTAAAAGGAGAGGTGCTCGCCGTGATGCGCTCTCTGGCCGAGGAGGGCATGACCATGGTCATCGTTTCCCACGAAATGAATTTCGCCGTCAACGTAGGCACCCGACTCATCTTTATGGACGAAGGCCGGATCATCCACGACGGGCCGCCCAAGGTTCTGTACGAGGCCCCTCCCTCGGAACGATTACGGGACTTTTTGCGACATATTCAGTAA